A genomic stretch from Bacillus sp. N1-1 includes:
- a CDS encoding cell division protein SepF, with amino-acid sequence MGIKTKFKQFFELDDETIELDEQQENEAYMEEEESEVTRANRKSKQNVVSLQSVHKNSRVVLVEPRVYAEAQDIADHVKNRKSVVMNLQRIPQDQARRIVDFLSGTVYAVGGDIQKLGPETFLCTPDNVEISGNITDEIYEDE; translated from the coding sequence AAATTCAAACAGTTCTTTGAACTTGATGATGAGACGATAGAATTGGATGAGCAGCAGGAGAACGAAGCATATATGGAGGAAGAAGAGTCTGAAGTAACCAGGGCAAATCGAAAAAGCAAACAAAATGTTGTCAGTCTTCAAAGCGTTCATAAGAACTCAAGAGTTGTGCTAGTGGAACCTAGAGTGTATGCTGAAGCTCAGGATATTGCTGATCATGTGAAGAATCGGAAGTCCGTTGTAATGAATCTTCAACGTATTCCGCAGGATCAGGCAAGGCGAATTGTCGACTTTTTAAGTGGAACCGTCTATGCTGTTGGTGGCGATATTCAAAAGCTCGGTCCGGAGACATTTTTATGTACCCCGGATAACGTTGAAATTTCAGGAAATATCACAGATGAAATTTATGAAGACGAGTAA
- a CDS encoding YggT family protein — translation MNIASILISAVQIYTWILIIYIFMSWIPNARESSIGQMIASIAEPYLAPFRKFIPPIGGMLDISPIVAIFALQFVQYGIAALFSFVS, via the coding sequence TTGAACATTGCTTCAATCTTAATTTCAGCAGTACAAATTTATACGTGGATTCTCATCATTTACATTTTTATGTCATGGATTCCAAATGCAAGAGAATCTTCAATTGGCCAGATGATCGCTTCGATCGCAGAGCCATACCTTGCACCGTTTCGCAAGTTTATTCCGCCAATCGGAGGCATGCTTGATATTTCACCGATTGTTGCGATTTTTGCGCTTCAATTCGTCCAATACGGAATCGCTGCTCTCTTTAGTTTCGTAAGTTAA
- a CDS encoding RNA-binding protein, giving the protein MSIYEHYRPEERTFVDRVLQWQDEVQERYAPRLTDFLDPREQDMVRQIIGNHPDVGVFFSGGVEGSERQRALLVPPYFEPSTEDFDITAFEITYPAKFVTLTHPDLLGAMMGLGIKREKFGDIIVNDSLAHLIVAKEIADFVQMNLTQAGKASLSPVEISLEHLHLPEAVWDEQAGTVTSLRLDTVLAEVYNLSRGKVNTMIEHDRAKLNWKIVSQPSAEVKEGDYLSLRGSGRSKIVSIDGKTKRDKWRITYQIRK; this is encoded by the coding sequence ATGTCGATTTACGAACATTACCGCCCTGAAGAACGGACGTTTGTGGATCGCGTTTTGCAGTGGCAAGATGAGGTTCAGGAAAGATATGCGCCCAGATTAACAGATTTTCTAGATCCGCGAGAGCAGGATATGGTAAGACAAATCATAGGAAATCATCCTGATGTGGGAGTGTTTTTCTCAGGTGGAGTTGAAGGGTCTGAACGTCAAAGGGCTCTTCTTGTTCCACCTTACTTTGAGCCTTCAACCGAAGATTTCGATATAACAGCATTTGAAATTACATATCCAGCTAAGTTCGTTACACTTACTCATCCTGATTTGCTTGGCGCAATGATGGGCCTCGGGATAAAACGAGAGAAATTTGGAGATATCATCGTAAATGATAGTCTTGCACATCTTATAGTAGCAAAGGAGATTGCAGACTTTGTTCAAATGAATCTGACGCAAGCTGGTAAGGCTTCTCTTTCTCCAGTAGAAATTTCACTTGAGCATTTACATTTACCTGAAGCAGTATGGGACGAGCAGGCAGGGACAGTGACTAGTCTTAGACTAGATACTGTTCTCGCTGAAGTTTATAATCTCTCAAGAGGTAAAGTGAATACGATGATCGAACATGATCGCGCGAAATTAAACTGGAAGATTGTAAGTCAACCTTCTGCTGAGGTGAAAGAGGGAGATTACTTATCTCTAAGAGGTTCCGGTAGAA